The stretch of DNA AAGTCAATTGCGAAACTGATTTTGTCGCTCGTGGTGATGATTTTAAAGAATTAGTACGCAATATTGCTATGCAGATTGCTGCTTGCCCCAATGTTGATTACGTCAGGGTAGAAGATATTCCTGAAGAAGTAGCTGCCAAAGAAAAAGAAATTGAAATGGGTAGAGACGACCTGGCAGGTAAACCTGATAATATTAAAGAAAAAATCGTTCAAGGCAGAATTGAAAAACGCTTGAAAGAAATGTCTTTGCTGCCTCAACCCTATGTGAAAGACCAGAGTATTACTGTAGAAGAATTAGTTACTCAAAGTGTGGCTAAACTTGGTGAAAACATTCAAATACGTCGTTTTGTTCGATTTGTCTTAGGGGAAGGCATTGAAAAACAAGAATCCAACTTTGCTGAGGAAGTAGCTGCTCAAACCGGTCAAAAATAGATGTTTAATCAAAAGTAACAGGTTAAAAAAATAGCTTCAAGTTAACTTTTGCTTGACTAATTTTTCTAAAAGATGGGGCTTGGTAAGAGGCAGGAATTTGATCTTCAAAGAATTGTGAAAGTTTGCTTTGAGGTTGGCTTTTTACCATTACCCCTTCTCTATTAAAAGTTGACCAACAGTCGGTGCTGTCTCCGTCGTCTTACGGTGGAGTAATCTGTGACTTAACGAGTCTTTTTTTTGTTTCAAGCTATACTCAATTTTTATTCAGGAAAAATTTGTACAAGTGGTTTCCGCTTGCGTAGGGGCAATTCAAGAATTCTCCCTATAGTTCGGCACAATCCTCAACTGATAACTGCTAACTAATATGAGTTATATTAAGCAAATTAAACAAGATCTAGAGGCTTTGGAACAGATTGTAACTGAAGTATCGGAGGAAATTCAGCAATTATATGCTAATTATCTTAATATTTTAGGCAATTCTA from Stanieria cyanosphaera PCC 7437 encodes:
- the tsf gene encoding translation elongation factor Ts, whose protein sequence is MAQISAQLVKELREKTGAGMMDCKKALAETDGDMTKAVEWLRQKGITAAGKKQGRVAAEGLVDSYIHTGGRIGVLVEVNCETDFVARGDDFKELVRNIAMQIAACPNVDYVRVEDIPEEVAAKEKEIEMGRDDLAGKPDNIKEKIVQGRIEKRLKEMSLLPQPYVKDQSITVEELVTQSVAKLGENIQIRRFVRFVLGEGIEKQESNFAEEVAAQTGQK